A region of Haloplanus sp. XH21 DNA encodes the following proteins:
- a CDS encoding ribbon-helix-helix domain-containing protein, translating into MSDADTNSSGEPAKTNINIRLTESFLEDIDATWQDEGYNSRSEFIRDALRDAVKHPDLTRESWKEIAAVEHARRTGDSETFSRDDVLADDA; encoded by the coding sequence ATGTCGGATGCGGATACAAACAGTAGTGGCGAGCCGGCGAAGACGAACATCAACATCCGGTTGACGGAATCATTCCTCGAAGATATCGACGCGACGTGGCAAGATGAGGGCTACAACAGCCGCAGCGAGTTCATCCGTGACGCCCTCCGCGACGCCGTCAAACACCCTGATCTCACCCGTGAGAGCTGGAAGGAGATTGCCGCTGTCGAGCACGCGCGCCGCACCGGCGACAGCGAGACGTTCTCCCGCGACGACGTTCTCGCGGACGATGCGTGA
- a CDS encoding UDP-glucuronic acid decarboxylase family protein yields the protein MSRVLVTGAAGFLGSFLCDQLLAEGHEVIGMDNRVSGQLDNLDEAFYHDRFTFYDHDVTEFIHISGELDAVLHLASLASPVFYRDHPIKTLKVGALGTHKTLGLAREKDATYLFTSTSEVYGDPEINPQPEDYRGNVDPYGPRSCYDESKRYGESLVRAYRDEHGLDVRVARIFNTYGPRMRLDDGRVIPNFMKQALTGTDLTVYGDGEQTRSFCYVSDMIDGLIALLESDVQEPVNIGNPDERTINELAEVVLAVTDSESGITHEELPPQDPEVRRPDISKARSELGWDPEVSLREGLRESVGYFEGRV from the coding sequence ATGAGTCGGGTCCTCGTCACGGGCGCCGCGGGCTTTCTCGGCTCCTTTCTCTGTGACCAGCTGCTGGCCGAGGGTCACGAGGTCATCGGCATGGACAACCGCGTCAGCGGCCAGCTGGACAATCTCGACGAGGCGTTCTACCACGACCGGTTCACCTTCTACGACCACGATGTGACGGAGTTCATCCACATCTCGGGCGAGTTGGACGCCGTCCTCCACCTGGCGAGTCTCGCGTCGCCCGTCTTCTACCGCGACCACCCCATCAAGACGCTGAAGGTCGGCGCGCTGGGCACGCACAAGACCCTCGGTCTTGCGCGGGAGAAAGACGCCACCTACCTCTTTACGTCGACCAGCGAGGTGTACGGCGACCCCGAGATCAACCCCCAGCCCGAGGACTACCGCGGGAACGTCGACCCCTACGGCCCGCGGTCGTGTTACGACGAATCCAAGCGCTACGGCGAGTCGCTCGTGCGCGCCTACCGCGACGAACACGGCCTCGACGTGCGCGTCGCGCGCATCTTCAACACCTACGGCCCGCGGATGCGCCTCGACGACGGCCGCGTGATTCCGAACTTCATGAAACAGGCGCTGACGGGCACGGACCTGACCGTCTACGGCGACGGCGAGCAGACCCGGAGTTTCTGTTACGTCTCGGATATGATCGACGGGCTGATCGCGCTGCTGGAGTCGGATGTCCAGGAACCGGTGAACATCGGGAACCCCGACGAGCGGACCATCAACGAGTTGGCCGAAGTCGTACTGGCGGTGACCGATAGTGAGAGCGGGATCACCCACGAGGAGTTGCCGCCCCAAGACCCCGAGGTACGTCGCCCGGATATCTCGAAGGCGCGGTCGGAGCTGGGGTGGGACCCCGAGGTGTCGTTGCGTGAGGGGCTTCGGGAGTCGGTTGGGTATTTCGAGGGGCGGGTGTAG
- the galU gene encoding UTP--glucose-1-phosphate uridylyltransferase GalU, giving the protein MDVTKAVIPAAGFGTRFLPVTKAQPKEMMPVLDKPTIQYVVEEAVEAGIDDILIITGRGKQAIERHFDKSYELEAELKADGKLDRLDRVQEISDLADIHYVRQKERNGLGDAVLYARKHVGDEPFALLLGDTIIESETPCTQSLIDAAEEHDSSVLSLERVPWAQVPSYGVADVDDVSAESGSFPVDDFVEKPPREEAPSNLAITGRYVLTPDIFDRLEETEMGVGGELQLTDAIRALDDVRGVELHGDRYDIGNIPSWLRANIEMALTHDDGEMNAAVEELIREYGE; this is encoded by the coding sequence ATGGACGTCACGAAGGCAGTCATTCCGGCGGCGGGGTTCGGGACGCGATTTCTCCCCGTGACGAAAGCCCAACCCAAGGAGATGATGCCCGTACTGGACAAGCCGACGATCCAGTACGTCGTCGAGGAAGCCGTCGAAGCCGGCATCGACGACATCCTCATCATCACCGGCCGCGGGAAGCAGGCCATCGAGCGCCATTTCGACAAGTCCTACGAACTCGAAGCCGAGCTCAAGGCGGACGGCAAACTGGACCGTCTCGATCGGGTGCAGGAGATTTCCGACCTCGCAGACATCCACTACGTCCGGCAGAAGGAACGCAACGGCCTCGGCGACGCCGTGCTCTACGCCCGCAAGCACGTCGGCGACGAACCCTTCGCGCTCCTGCTCGGCGATACGATCATCGAGAGCGAGACGCCCTGCACCCAGAGCCTGATCGACGCCGCCGAGGAACACGACTCCTCGGTGCTCTCCCTGGAGCGCGTGCCCTGGGCGCAGGTGCCCTCCTACGGGGTCGCGGACGTCGACGACGTGAGCGCGGAGTCGGGGAGTTTCCCCGTCGACGACTTCGTTGAGAAACCGCCGCGGGAGGAGGCACCCTCGAATCTGGCGATCACGGGTCGGTACGTCCTCACGCCCGACATCTTCGACCGCCTCGAAGAGACGGAGATGGGCGTCGGCGGCGAACTCCAGTTGACCGATGCCATCCGGGCGCTCGACGACGTGCGCGGGGTCGAACTTCACGGCGACCGCTACGATATCGGCAACATCCCGAGCTGGCTGCGGGCCAACATCGAGATGGCGCTCACCCACGACGACGGCGAGATGAACGCGGCCGTCGAGGAGCTCATTCGGGAGTACGGCGAATGA
- a CDS encoding glycosyltransferase family 2 protein, producing the protein MKTDNQSANGGGIERGADAGDARTNGTLATSAGGVLLPADSELTPTLSVVLPTLNEEDGIGECIDRIIAALETLEIHGEIVVSDSSTDRTPEIAREKGAIVVEPDKPGYGYAYQYAFDRCRGEYIAMGDADTTYDFEELPKLYRHVAEDDADTTYDFEELPKLYRHVAEDDADMAMGSRLNGEIKDGAMPALHQYVGNPLLTAFLNTFYDTDVSDAHSGIRVFSRDALDAMDLSTTGMEFASEMIMESGASDLTIAEEPITYHEREGEATLDSFQDGWRHVRFMLENAPGYLFTGPGIALLVFGLAVIAGCLANVSIGPAGFGLHSLIAGSLFVVIGFQAITLGVFAKLSGDPVRNPSDPLTTLLVEHLSLEHSLAAGIGVFGLGSAYATFMAGRWVGSGFRTLPLVEFDIVAMTAIVVGILAIFNSFFLSIIVEESASARDA; encoded by the coding sequence ATGAAAACGGACAATCAATCGGCGAACGGAGGGGGAATCGAACGGGGGGCCGACGCGGGGGACGCACGGACGAACGGCACGCTCGCAACGTCGGCGGGGGGCGTCTTGCTCCCGGCCGACAGCGAGCTGACGCCGACGCTATCGGTCGTCCTCCCGACGCTCAACGAAGAGGACGGCATCGGCGAATGTATCGATCGCATCATCGCCGCCCTGGAGACGCTGGAGATCCACGGCGAGATCGTCGTCAGCGACAGCTCGACGGATCGCACGCCGGAGATCGCCCGAGAGAAGGGCGCGATCGTCGTCGAACCGGACAAGCCGGGTTACGGCTACGCGTACCAGTACGCGTTCGACCGGTGTCGCGGGGAGTACATCGCGATGGGCGACGCCGACACGACCTACGACTTCGAGGAACTCCCCAAACTGTATCGTCACGTCGCCGAGGACGACGCCGACACGACCTACGACTTCGAGGAACTCCCCAAACTGTATCGTCACGTCGCCGAGGACGACGCCGACATGGCGATGGGGAGTCGCCTCAACGGCGAGATCAAGGATGGCGCGATGCCCGCGCTCCACCAGTACGTCGGCAACCCGCTCCTGACCGCGTTTCTCAACACGTTCTACGACACCGATGTCAGTGACGCCCACAGCGGGATACGCGTCTTCAGCCGCGACGCCCTCGACGCGATGGACCTCTCGACGACCGGGATGGAGTTCGCCTCCGAGATGATCATGGAGTCGGGGGCAAGCGACCTGACCATCGCCGAGGAGCCCATCACGTACCACGAACGCGAGGGCGAGGCGACGCTCGACTCGTTTCAGGACGGCTGGCGACACGTGCGCTTCATGCTTGAGAACGCGCCGGGCTACCTGTTCACCGGCCCCGGCATCGCGCTGCTGGTGTTCGGCCTCGCCGTCATCGCGGGCTGTCTCGCCAACGTCTCGATCGGGCCGGCCGGATTCGGCCTCCACTCGCTCATCGCCGGGTCGCTGTTCGTCGTGATCGGCTTCCAGGCGATCACGCTGGGCGTGTTCGCCAAGCTCAGTGGCGATCCCGTCCGGAATCCATCGGATCCACTGACGACGCTGCTCGTCGAACACCTGTCACTCGAACACAGCCTGGCCGCCGGCATCGGCGTCTTCGGCCTCGGATCCGCCTACGCCACCTTCATGGCCGGACGATGGGTCGGCAGCGGCTTCCGGACGCTCCCGCTCGTCGAGTTCGACATCGTCGCGATGACCGCCATCGTCGTCGGCATCCTCGCCATCTTCAACTCCTTTTTCCTCAGCATCATCGTCGAGGAGTCGGCATCCGCCCGCGACGCGTAG
- a CDS encoding AIM24 family protein produces the protein MDLQEFTQSNAPVAGGEGFQKENNRLLDVPLDGTVMVKAGSMVAYTGEVTFTGKSSAEGGITGFVKEAVSGEGTPVMQAEGSGHLYVAENGKKVQVLELDADEAISVNGDDVLAFESSIDYEINTVNSLSGMAAGGLTNVYLSGPGELALTTHGDPLVMTPPVCTDPDATVAWSANLSPEFEMNKTFEIGQTSGESIQVKFTGSEGFVVVQPNEEGSVTQSQNQ, from the coding sequence ATGGATCTGCAGGAGTTCACGCAGTCGAACGCGCCCGTAGCGGGCGGGGAGGGCTTCCAGAAGGAGAACAACCGGCTCCTCGATGTCCCGCTCGACGGAACGGTGATGGTCAAGGCCGGATCGATGGTCGCGTACACGGGCGAGGTCACCTTCACGGGGAAGTCGTCCGCGGAGGGCGGCATCACGGGCTTCGTCAAGGAGGCCGTGAGCGGCGAGGGAACGCCGGTGATGCAGGCCGAGGGGAGCGGGCATCTCTACGTGGCCGAGAACGGCAAGAAAGTCCAGGTGCTCGAACTCGACGCGGACGAGGCGATATCCGTCAATGGCGACGACGTGCTCGCGTTCGAGTCGAGCATCGACTACGAGATCAACACCGTCAACAGCCTCTCGGGGATGGCTGCCGGCGGCCTGACGAACGTCTATCTCTCCGGCCCCGGCGAACTCGCGCTCACGACACACGGTGATCCGCTGGTGATGACGCCGCCCGTCTGTACCGATCCGGACGCGACCGTCGCGTGGAGCGCGAACCTCTCGCCCGAGTTCGAGATGAACAAGACGTTCGAAATTGGGCAGACCTCCGGCGAATCGATACAGGTGAAGTTCACCGGCTCGGAGGGGTTCGTCGTCGTCCAACCGAACGAAGAAGGGTCCGTCACCCAGAGCCAGAACCAGTAG
- a CDS encoding sensor histidine kinase, which translates to MNLERIPHALIGVGGLLGGVMLLEIGAMAVSSMQFETVAIVNWAASLPFIVALVGSGYWLRRQNIATERYRRIAGWTAAAFGFFFVFFTVIAVLTEDRTLFQIGIIRWGASAGAGVGALVGVLEARAIEREVAADRTRVRNEELQRQNERLEEFASIVSHDLRNPLSVASGYLELLREEYDDEALDRIDAAHERMDQIIEELLVLAESGQPVDDPQSVSLAAIVERCWSNVDTKGATLEIEGDATIRAYPDRIQHLFENLFRNSVEHASTSSRMESDDSVEHGSTNNRTQSGDSVEHSSTSSRAGPDDSIEHGGEAVTIRVGTLPDGFYVVDDGPGIPAGDRETVLESGYSTKQGGTGLGLAIAQRIADAHGWALDITEGSDGGMRLEITGVEFADR; encoded by the coding sequence ATGAATCTCGAACGTATCCCGCACGCCTTGATCGGCGTCGGCGGTCTCTTGGGCGGGGTCATGCTCCTCGAAATCGGGGCGATGGCCGTCTCATCGATGCAGTTCGAGACCGTCGCCATCGTCAACTGGGCGGCCAGCCTGCCGTTCATCGTGGCGCTCGTCGGCAGCGGCTACTGGTTGCGACGCCAGAACATCGCAACCGAGCGATACCGACGGATTGCGGGCTGGACCGCCGCCGCGTTCGGCTTCTTTTTCGTGTTCTTCACCGTGATCGCGGTGCTGACGGAAGACCGCACTCTCTTTCAGATCGGCATCATCCGATGGGGAGCGTCGGCCGGCGCGGGCGTCGGCGCCCTCGTCGGCGTCCTCGAAGCGAGAGCGATCGAACGGGAAGTGGCCGCCGACCGGACGCGCGTTCGCAACGAGGAACTGCAACGGCAGAACGAGCGCCTCGAGGAGTTCGCCAGCATCGTCTCCCACGACCTGCGAAACCCGCTGAGCGTCGCGTCGGGGTATCTCGAACTCCTCCGAGAGGAGTACGACGACGAGGCCCTCGATCGGATCGACGCGGCACACGAGCGGATGGACCAGATCATCGAGGAGTTGCTGGTACTCGCCGAGAGCGGGCAACCGGTCGACGATCCACAGTCGGTGTCGCTCGCCGCCATCGTCGAACGCTGCTGGTCGAACGTCGACACCAAGGGCGCGACGCTGGAGATCGAGGGGGACGCGACGATCCGGGCGTACCCCGACCGGATCCAGCATCTCTTCGAGAACCTCTTTCGGAACAGTGTGGAACATGCTTCCACGAGCAGTCGGATGGAATCCGACGACAGTGTCGAGCATGGCTCGACTAATAACCGGACGCAGTCCGGTGACAGTGTGGAACACAGTTCCACAAGCAGTCGGGCAGGGCCCGACGACAGCATCGAACACGGTGGCGAGGCCGTCACGATCCGCGTGGGGACGCTTCCGGACGGGTTCTACGTCGTGGACGACGGTCCCGGGATCCCTGCGGGCGACCGCGAGACCGTCCTCGAGAGCGGCTACTCGACGAAACAGGGCGGCACCGGACTGGGCCTCGCGATCGCCCAGCGCATCGCCGATGCACACGGCTGGGCGCTCGACATTACGGAGGGATCGGACGGGGGCATGCGACTCGAGATCACCGGCGTCGAGTTCGCCGATCGGTGA
- a CDS encoding sensor histidine kinase — MTQLSAGVIAAGMDALPAEVAILDAAGEIILVNEAWRQFADANHGTSPDYWLGSNYLEIAGQAYDDPRASEIVDGLRAILDGTETQLQAEYPCHSPTEQRWFMMQAAGFRQNGAQYVLVAHLNITDRKEAELQATTQREQLETLLGVLTHDIRNPLNVIGGYAALLATELGENDKVDTIQRAAQRITEITEATLAFTRSGALSTVEPVDTGALAREAWRTVDTADATLTVRDAQTVLGDRRLLLQLFENLFRNAIQHAGEACTVTVGTLTTGFYVEDDGEGLPEAIRAKIVDADFSTKGTNGLGLAIVQAVAHAHGAEFLVTDTAGGGARFEFTGFDIPPK, encoded by the coding sequence ATGACCCAGCTATCAGCCGGCGTGATCGCCGCGGGGATGGACGCACTGCCTGCTGAAGTGGCGATTCTGGACGCCGCGGGTGAGATCATCCTCGTCAACGAGGCGTGGCGACAGTTCGCCGACGCGAACCACGGGACCAGCCCCGACTACTGGCTCGGCAGTAACTACCTGGAGATCGCCGGGCAGGCGTACGACGATCCGCGGGCGAGCGAGATCGTCGACGGCCTCCGAGCGATCCTCGACGGAACCGAGACGCAGTTACAGGCCGAATACCCGTGTCACTCGCCGACGGAACAGCGCTGGTTCATGATGCAGGCCGCTGGCTTTCGGCAGAACGGGGCGCAGTACGTGCTGGTCGCCCATCTCAACATCACGGACCGCAAAGAGGCCGAGCTGCAGGCGACGACACAGCGGGAGCAGCTCGAAACCCTGCTCGGGGTCCTCACGCACGACATTCGGAACCCGCTGAACGTGATCGGTGGCTACGCGGCGTTGCTCGCGACCGAACTGGGTGAGAACGACAAGGTCGACACGATCCAGCGGGCGGCCCAGCGGATCACCGAAATCACGGAGGCGACGCTCGCGTTCACGCGCTCCGGGGCGCTGTCGACGGTCGAGCCGGTCGATACCGGCGCGCTCGCCCGCGAGGCGTGGCGAACCGTCGACACCGCGGATGCGACACTGACGGTGCGCGACGCACAGACGGTTCTCGGTGACCGTCGACTCCTCCTCCAACTGTTCGAGAACCTCTTTCGAAATGCGATCCAGCACGCCGGCGAGGCGTGTACTGTCACCGTCGGCACCCTCACCACGGGGTTCTACGTCGAAGACGACGGCGAAGGCCTTCCCGAAGCGATCCGCGCGAAGATCGTCGACGCGGATTTCTCCACGAAAGGGACCAACGGCCTGGGGCTCGCGATCGTACAGGCGGTCGCCCACGCACACGGAGCCGAATTTCTCGTCACCGACACCGCCGGTGGCGGGGCCCGATTCGAGTTCACGGGGTTCGATATCCCACCGAAGTGA
- a CDS encoding cobalamin-independent methionine synthase II family protein, giving the protein MTTNDARIRTTHIGSLPRPPELLDLLEARQEGEDIDATEWGETVADATRDVVERQAEVGLDVANNGEQSRVSFNWYVADRLSGIDGKREQELWADLQEFPDYAAETFKTDVIDLSMHPVVTGPVEYTGHDEAEAELDAFRDALAAADADFEETFVTSASPSVVTATHVNDHYDSYEDFLFGVAEAMAEEYELVAETGMTLQIDAPELLTVGHTAAYADAPLDEVKAATRLHVEALNEALSNVPAEQVRLHTCWGSYEGPHHLDTELVEMLPEIYEADITGLSVEQANPRHQHEYRAFAEQPLPDGWTLIPGVVDVKTNIIDHPETIADRLERVADAVDASTPIVAAPDCGFGTQAGLGMVDPEIAWAKLEALVEGADIAAERLS; this is encoded by the coding sequence ATGACGACGAACGACGCCCGCATTCGCACGACGCATATCGGAAGTCTCCCCCGACCGCCCGAACTGCTCGACCTCCTCGAGGCGCGCCAGGAGGGCGAAGACATCGACGCCACTGAGTGGGGCGAAACGGTCGCTGACGCCACGCGCGACGTCGTCGAGCGCCAGGCCGAGGTCGGCCTCGACGTCGCCAACAACGGCGAACAGTCCCGCGTCTCGTTCAACTGGTACGTCGCGGACCGCCTCAGCGGCATCGACGGCAAGCGCGAACAGGAACTCTGGGCGGACCTCCAGGAGTTCCCCGACTACGCCGCCGAGACGTTCAAGACCGACGTCATCGACCTCTCGATGCACCCCGTCGTGACCGGTCCCGTCGAGTACACCGGTCACGACGAGGCCGAGGCCGAACTCGACGCGTTCCGCGACGCGCTCGCCGCCGCCGACGCTGACTTCGAGGAGACGTTCGTCACCTCGGCGTCGCCCAGCGTCGTCACCGCGACACACGTCAACGACCACTACGACTCCTACGAGGACTTCCTCTTTGGCGTCGCCGAGGCGATGGCCGAGGAGTACGAACTCGTTGCCGAGACGGGGATGACCCTCCAGATCGACGCTCCGGAACTCCTCACCGTCGGGCATACGGCGGCGTACGCCGACGCACCTCTCGACGAGGTGAAGGCAGCCACGCGCCTCCACGTCGAGGCGCTCAACGAGGCGCTGTCGAACGTCCCCGCGGAACAGGTCCGGCTCCACACCTGCTGGGGGAGCTACGAGGGGCCACACCACCTCGATACGGAGCTGGTCGAGATGCTCCCCGAAATCTACGAGGCCGACATCACGGGGCTCAGCGTCGAGCAGGCCAACCCCCGCCACCAGCACGAGTACCGCGCGTTCGCCGAGCAGCCGCTGCCCGACGGCTGGACGCTGATCCCGGGCGTCGTCGACGTGAAGACGAACATCATCGACCACCCCGAGACCATCGCGGACCGTCTGGAGCGGGTGGCCGACGCCGTCGACGCCTCGACGCCCATCGTCGCCGCACCCGACTGTGGCTTCGGCACGCAGGCCGGCCTCGGCATGGTCGACCCCGAGATCGCGTGGGCGAAGCTGGAGGCGCTCGTCGAGGGTGCCGACATCGCGGCCGAGCGGCTCTCCTGA